In Aliivibrio fischeri, the sequence TTCAATACGCTGATAACGTTGTTCTGCACGAAGTGGCTTGTCATTTTTAACCGTATTTTTCAAACCATCGATCATTTTATACATCAAAGGCACAACACCTTGTCTTGTTTGCTCAATGTCTGAAATTTGTTGATTAATGTTCTTTAATTCACGATGCTGATCATCAACTAACGCGGTTAAATGCTTACGATAAACATCTAAATTTTTTAACTCATCTTCTAGTTGTTCAATATCAGCTTGATATGACAGTGTATTATCCGCACTCTTATTGATACGCGTTTGGCTTTGAGAAGCTTCGGTATTTGTTTTATTTTGAATTACTTGAGCCGAGCTTAAATCACTCGCGTTCGCAACTACCGTTTGGGTTATTGCTATCAACAGCAATGCTTTTTTCATCATAATCAAATTCTTTATTAAAAATAGTTTAGCTACTACCTTTACAGGTTAGCCATGAGTGAACTCTATAAGTCCTTAATATTTAGAACGCTGCCCTTTTATCAGCAAACCAATAAAATACAGCCCTCCGATCACTGAAACTAATGTTCCGGCAGCTATTTGGGATGGAAACAAAATATGCTGACCGAACCAATCCGCAATAATCATTAATAATGCTCCAATCAATGCCGCAACAATGATTTGTTCTTTGGCTTTTTTAGCTCCTAAAATAACCGCCATATGAGGAGCCAATAAGCCAATAAAAGCAACAGGGCCCATGGTAGCAGTAACCGCACCACAAAGTAATGCAACACAAATAAGCAATGCGATAAAACTCTTAGTTACGCTTAATCCTCTCGCTTGTGCGAACAATCGTCCTGCTGAAATTAACGTTAACCAGCGATGTGTCAGCAAAGCAAATATCAGTAATAAAACGATACAAACAAACAATATCAACGCTGATTGCGCCGATACTCGATACGTAGAACCTGCAAGCCAATTAAGCAAAATGTATGAATCTTCATTCCCCTTGGCTAATGAGAACTGAACTAACGCATCAATTAAGGCTGTTAATGCTATCCCTGTTAAAATCAGCATAGAGGGAGCATACCCATGTCGTTTACCTAAAATTAGTAGCAAAACTAAAACCGTTAAACTTCCACAAAAGGCAACTAATGGTGCAGCCTCAAAAA encodes:
- a CDS encoding DUF3450 domain-containing protein — encoded protein: MMKKALLLIAITQTVVANASDLSSAQVIQNKTNTEASQSQTRINKSADNTLSYQADIEQLEDELKNLDVYRKHLTALVDDQHRELKNINQQISDIEQTRQGVVPLMYKMIDGLKNTVKNDKPLRAEQRYQRIEKLETVMTIANVSDAEKYRRILEAYQIELDYGTKLGVYQGEISFDNGKKIQANILYLGRISLIARNFNQDKYWTWDQKAKAWILLDSSLNSELDKAYAVANKEIAPSLLTLPVSLNIAEKK